The DNA window CACGTCGTGACGTCGCACGTCTGCCGGTAGAGATGGTGGATCCGGTCGATATCAGCAACGCCGTCGTCTCCCTCGCCTCCGCCGAATCTCGGTATGTCACCGGCACCATGCTCCCGGTCGATGCCGGTATGACGAATCTGTGACCGGGAATTGTTGAGCCCGGCCTGCTGATCAACCGTCTCGGACGTGCTGTTCGGCAGTGGGCGCCGGTGGACATGCGTCCGAGATGGGACAATGGCAGCTCGATGGTTGTCCTCGTCGGGAGGAGATGGGATGTCAGCGCCGGCTCGGATGGGTCGTCCCGTGAACGCGGACGGGGAACGGACCCGGCGGCGGATCATGACGGTCGCGATGGACCATATCGCCGAGGTCGGCTACGCCAAGGCGACCATGAAGTCGATTGCCGAACAGGCCGGGCTGACCAGCGCCGCGATCTATCACTACTTTCCGTCCAAGGTGCAGCTGGTCATCGCGACGTTGAACGAACTCATCGATGAGGTAATGGCGCGGTTGGGTAGCGCGGCCGCCGCGCCGGGGACCTTGCCGCAGCGATTCATCGCGCTGCTCGACGAGGCGATCGCCTGCGTGCGGGACTATCCGTCGGTGGCCAGGTTCGACGCCACCGTCTACCTCGAGTCCGCGCGCTATCCGGACCTCGGGGCCGCGGTGTTGCGGCGGCAGCGGGCCGAGGAGGCGCTCTACACGCGCCTGGTCGCGGACGCGGTGCGTGCAGGCGAGCTGCGCGCTGGTATCGATCCACAGTCTGTGGTGGACACGCTGACGTCCATAACGTGGGGGTTGGCGCATCTGTCTGCGACCGTGAGCGCTGATCGGCATCGGGCGGCAGTCCGTGCCACCGAGGCGCTGTTGGGTGGAACTTTGTTGGTTGAACGCAATGATTAAGCGGATTGTGTAGATAATCACTCGAAACCATTGACGTGACCGGCGCCACATCTCTAAAGTAACTTATCAGTTAGTTAGTTACTTGGCAGTTCTGTCACGAGGAGGTGGCTGGCTTTGACCATCCACGCTGAACCTAGGATCCAACGGCCCGCACCCGCAGCGGCTGGTATCCCGTTCGCGATCACCGATTCCGCCAAAGTTCCTGCGGGACGGTATTTTTCCCCGGAGTTCGCCCGACTGGAGAAGGAGAAACTCTGGACCCACGTCTGGCAGATGGCCTGTCGGCTCGATGAGATCCCGCGGCCGGGCGACTTCGTCGAGTACCAGATCAACGATCAGTCGATCATCGTCGTGCGTCAGCGCGACGACACCGTCAAGGCGTACTTCAACGCGTGCCGGCATCGTGCCACGGCGCTGGGTGTCGGTACCGGGAGCTTCCACGGCGGACAGATCGTTTGTCCGTACCACGGCTGGCGCTGGAACCTGGACGGCTCCAACTCCTACGTGTACGCCGAACGTGGCTTCGCCGCGCGCTGCCTCGAGCCGGAGTCGTTGCGGTTGGCGGATTGTCAGGTCGGCGAATTGTTCGGGCTGGTGTGGATCAATATGGATCTGACCGCGCCACCGTTGCTGGAGGCGATGGCCGGGATAGCCGAGGCGCTGGCACCGATCGGCTTCGAACGGATGCAGGTGCGCTGGTGGCGCCACCTCATTCTGCCGGGGAACTGGAAGGTCGCCCAGGAGGCGTTCATGGAGGCGTATCACGTGATGCAGGCGCACCCGTCGCTGGCCATGGGCGCGTCCGACGAGGACTTCAACCTCGACGCGTTCGGTGGCAGTTTCGAGTGTTTCGACGGCGGCCACTCACACATGCTTCCGGTCTCCGGTGAGATTCCGGTCGCTGGGATGTCTGCGGCGGACTACTTCGTCCAGTACAACAACGCGCT is part of the Nocardia sp. NBC_00565 genome and encodes:
- a CDS encoding TetR/AcrR family transcriptional regulator, which gives rise to MSAPARMGRPVNADGERTRRRIMTVAMDHIAEVGYAKATMKSIAEQAGLTSAAIYHYFPSKVQLVIATLNELIDEVMARLGSAAAAPGTLPQRFIALLDEAIACVRDYPSVARFDATVYLESARYPDLGAAVLRRQRAEEALYTRLVADAVRAGELRAGIDPQSVVDTLTSITWGLAHLSATVSADRHRAAVRATEALLGGTLLVERND
- a CDS encoding aromatic ring-hydroxylating oxygenase subunit alpha — translated: MTIHAEPRIQRPAPAAAGIPFAITDSAKVPAGRYFSPEFARLEKEKLWTHVWQMACRLDEIPRPGDFVEYQINDQSIIVVRQRDDTVKAYFNACRHRATALGVGTGSFHGGQIVCPYHGWRWNLDGSNSYVYAERGFAARCLEPESLRLADCQVGELFGLVWINMDLTAPPLLEAMAGIAEALAPIGFERMQVRWWRHLILPGNWKVAQEAFMEAYHVMQAHPSLAMGASDEDFNLDAFGGSFECFDGGHSHMLPVSGEIPVAGMSAADYFVQYNNALYFGTDAYATEREMFIQQGLLERDIDPEQFPLAFFGALYEYAKGAGIDLPAPPTNTSGYAHIFPNITVLPAYGNSIMYRVRPNGDDPESCVFEVWALQIPAAGEEKTDRPELEGPIPVEDWPQILKEDFHNIIAQQKGLKTQGLDELTLSEPYEAMIVNSHRTIDQYLAR